The Devosia sp. MC521 genome has a segment encoding these proteins:
- a CDS encoding LysE family transporter: MSFPWFEFAGLMLAFGINAVIPGADFAMVLRQAVVHNRRAALFTSAGIAASILVHGTYTLLGVGLIVGQSLLLFNVLKWAGVAYLVWLAISALRSPPPKAPEIGANDGAATSDIGAFALGFLTNLLNPKAVLFFLALFTSLVSVRTGFETKVFYVGSMSLMLFTWFALVSFFFTTASVRQGFYRVGRWFNRVTGITFLALAFRVAIAQQR, from the coding sequence ATGAGCTTTCCGTGGTTTGAATTCGCAGGCCTCATGTTGGCCTTCGGTATCAACGCCGTTATTCCCGGCGCGGATTTCGCTATGGTTCTACGCCAAGCCGTAGTTCACAACCGCCGCGCCGCGCTCTTCACATCCGCTGGTATCGCCGCATCCATTCTGGTCCATGGCACCTATACGCTTCTGGGCGTTGGTTTGATCGTTGGGCAGTCTTTGCTGTTGTTCAACGTTTTGAAGTGGGCAGGCGTCGCTTATCTCGTTTGGCTCGCTATTTCGGCCCTACGCAGTCCGCCGCCCAAAGCGCCAGAAATTGGCGCGAACGATGGTGCAGCGACGAGCGATATTGGCGCGTTTGCCTTGGGTTTTTTGACCAATCTTCTTAACCCCAAGGCGGTACTGTTTTTCTTGGCTCTCTTCACGTCCTTAGTCTCGGTCCGTACGGGTTTTGAGACCAAGGTTTTCTACGTGGGAAGTATGAGCCTAATGCTTTTTACCTGGTTCGCATTGGTGTCGTTTTTCTTTACGACAGCCAGTGTTCGACAGGGCTTTTACCGTGTCGGCCGGTGGTTCAATCGGGTTACCGGCATAACCTTCCTTGCGCTGGCGTTTCGAGTCGCCATCGCGCAGCAGCGCTGA
- a CDS encoding MAPEG family protein, which produces MSIELTYLVWSAGLALAYLFVQSTFYRLDYGVDYANSQRDEHVPPPSKLNARAQKALANFLETYAVFVALAIATEVSGRSDGLTQWGAHLWFWARCAYLPAYFIDVKQLRSMIWVVSLIGLILMFVGVAF; this is translated from the coding sequence ATGTCGATAGAGTTGACTTATCTCGTTTGGAGCGCCGGGCTGGCGCTGGCCTATTTGTTCGTGCAGTCAACGTTTTATCGGCTTGATTATGGCGTGGATTACGCCAACAGCCAGCGCGATGAACATGTGCCCCCGCCGAGCAAGCTTAACGCTAGAGCGCAAAAGGCCCTCGCCAATTTCCTCGAAACTTATGCTGTCTTTGTGGCCCTCGCCATTGCGACCGAAGTTTCAGGCCGCAGTGACGGCTTGACCCAGTGGGGCGCTCATTTGTGGTTCTGGGCACGTTGCGCCTATCTGCCGGCCTATTTCATTGACGTAAAGCAATTGCGCTCAATGATCTGGGTCGTGTCTTTAATTGGCCTGATCTTGATGTTCGTCGGCGTTGCTTTCTAA
- the odhB gene encoding 2-oxoglutarate dehydrogenase complex dihydrolipoyllysine-residue succinyltransferase translates to MSTEIRVPTLGESVSEATIGQWYKKVGDTVTADEPLVELETDKVTIEVPAPASGVLEAIVAESGATVDVGALLGAIGVGSGAAVSAPAAAAAPTPAKSEVPAANAAGPEPVKPAEAATDRAPTPSAQKMINEKGLDAGSIAGSGKAGQVLKEDVLASLARPAAVAAASAAAPAPAAAPRAPSNPDDAAGEERVKMTRLRQTIARRLKDAQNTAAMLTTFNEVDMQPVMDMRARYKDLFEKKHGVKLGFMGFFTKAVVQALKEIPAVNAEIDGDELIYKKYAHIGVAVGTDKGLVVPVVRNADQMSIAEIEKEIGNLGKKARDGQLSMADMQGGTFTISNGGVYGSLMSTPILNAPQSGILGMHKIQERPVVVGGQIVIRPMMYLALSYDHRIVDGKEAVTFLVRVKESLESPERLVLDL, encoded by the coding sequence ATGTCGACTGAAATCCGTGTCCCGACCCTGGGCGAAAGCGTATCTGAAGCCACTATTGGTCAGTGGTACAAGAAGGTTGGTGACACCGTCACCGCCGATGAACCGCTCGTGGAACTCGAAACCGATAAGGTCACTATCGAAGTGCCCGCACCGGCTTCGGGCGTGCTTGAAGCTATTGTTGCAGAAAGCGGCGCGACAGTGGACGTTGGCGCTCTGCTCGGCGCGATTGGCGTGGGCTCTGGTGCTGCAGTTTCAGCTCCGGCTGCAGCAGCCGCACCGACTCCTGCAAAGAGCGAAGTTCCAGCGGCCAATGCCGCCGGTCCAGAGCCTGTTAAGCCAGCAGAGGCTGCAACTGACCGTGCACCGACCCCATCTGCTCAGAAGATGATCAACGAAAAGGGCCTCGACGCAGGCTCAATCGCTGGTTCCGGCAAGGCCGGTCAGGTTCTGAAGGAAGACGTGTTGGCTTCGCTGGCGCGCCCTGCTGCTGTGGCCGCCGCGTCTGCTGCTGCACCGGCTCCTGCTGCTGCACCACGCGCACCTTCCAATCCAGATGATGCGGCCGGCGAAGAACGCGTGAAGATGACACGCCTGCGCCAGACCATCGCCCGTCGTCTTAAGGATGCACAGAACACGGCCGCTATGCTGACCACTTTCAACGAAGTGGACATGCAGCCTGTTATGGACATGCGCGCACGCTACAAGGACCTCTTTGAGAAGAAGCATGGCGTAAAGCTCGGCTTCATGGGCTTCTTCACCAAGGCCGTCGTGCAGGCTCTCAAGGAAATCCCAGCTGTAAATGCTGAGATCGACGGCGATGAGCTGATCTACAAGAAGTATGCCCACATTGGCGTTGCCGTTGGCACCGACAAGGGCCTGGTGGTTCCTGTTGTTCGTAACGCGGATCAGATGTCGATTGCTGAAATCGAAAAGGAAATCGGCAACCTCGGCAAGAAGGCCCGCGACGGGCAGCTGTCGATGGCAGACATGCAGGGCGGCACTTTCACCATCTCCAACGGTGGTGTTTATGGCTCGCTGATGTCGACCCCGATCCTGAACGCACCGCAGTCCGGTATTCTGGGCATGCACAAGATTCAGGAACGTCCAGTTGTGGTTGGCGGTCAGATCGTCATCCGTCCGATGATGTACCTCGCGCTTAGCTACGATCACCGAATTGTTGATGGTAAGGAAGCCGTGACTTTCCTCGTTCGCGTCAAGGAAAGCTTGGAATCCCCAGAGCGTCTCGTTCTCGACCTCTAA
- a CDS encoding 2-oxoglutarate dehydrogenase E1 component: MTRQEKNETFLLTSFLYGGNADYIEQLFSRYKSDPSSVDETWQNFFARLDDSPADAQKNADGPSWGRADWPKAESGDLVAALDGNWGEIAVKTEKAAAKKATTEGKPAPSTADVLQATRDSIRAIMMIRAYRMRGHLHADLDPLRMLAKEPAPELDPASYGFTEADYSRKIFIDNYLGLEYATLPEMLAILQRTYCGTMGIEFMHISDPEAKQWLQERIEGPDKEITFSPEGKKAILNKLVEAEGFEKFLDVKYTGTKRFGLDGGESTIPALEQIIKRGGALGIKDIVLGMAHRGRLNVLTQVMAKPHRALFHEFKGGAFYPEDVEGSGDVKYHLGASSDREFDGNKVHLSLTANPSHLEIVDPVVLGKARAKQDKFIAPDAKLVNMDQSAKPDRSVVLPLLIHGDAAFAGQGVIAECLGLSGLKGHRTGGSIHFVINNQIGFTTSPMYSRSSPYPTDVAKMIEAPVFHVNGDDPEAVVFAAKVAVEYRQKFGKPVVIDMFCYRRFGHNEGDEPSFTQPLMYSKIRSHKSTLEIYSDKLVAEGLYSAAEIEKIKADWKANLEAEFEAGQDYRPNKADWLDGAWKDFKPAELEGPRRGQTGVGLDVLHDIGTKLTTVPADFNVHKTVKRFMDNRLGAIESGEGIDWATAEALAFGTLVTEGHPVRLSGQDCERGTFSQRHSVLNDQQVENKTYTPLNNLSADQSRYEVINSMLSEEAVLGFEYGYSLAEPRALTLWEAQFGDFVNGAQVVIDQFISSGERKWFRMSGLVMLLPHGYEGQGPEHSSARPERFLQLCAEDNMQVANCTTPANYYHVLRRQLKRDFRKPLILFTPKSLLRHKRAVSGLVELGPDSCFHRLLWDDAEAPGLPKTTIRLTSDEKIRRVVLCTGKVYYDLLEDREKRGIDDVYLLRVEQLYPFPAKALHDELSRFPNADVVWCQEEPRNMGAWAFIQPYVEWVFDQIGREGQRVRYVGRPAAASPATGLMRTHLAQLQAFLDDAFAK, from the coding sequence ATGACACGACAGGAAAAGAACGAGACGTTCTTACTGACCTCCTTCTTGTATGGGGGCAACGCCGACTACATCGAACAACTTTTCTCTCGCTATAAAAGCGATCCTTCCAGCGTCGATGAGACTTGGCAGAATTTCTTTGCGCGCTTGGACGACAGTCCGGCAGACGCGCAGAAGAATGCCGATGGCCCGAGCTGGGGACGCGCTGATTGGCCGAAGGCCGAGAGTGGCGACCTTGTTGCTGCACTTGACGGCAACTGGGGCGAAATCGCGGTAAAGACCGAAAAGGCTGCTGCGAAAAAGGCTACCACCGAGGGTAAGCCCGCGCCAAGCACGGCAGACGTGCTGCAGGCCACACGCGACAGTATTCGCGCCATCATGATGATCCGTGCTTACCGTATGCGCGGTCACTTGCATGCCGATCTCGACCCGCTGCGCATGCTCGCAAAGGAGCCAGCTCCGGAACTCGACCCGGCAAGCTACGGCTTCACTGAGGCTGACTACAGCCGCAAGATTTTCATCGATAACTATCTGGGCCTCGAATACGCGACGCTTCCAGAAATGCTCGCCATTCTGCAGCGTACCTATTGCGGCACGATGGGTATCGAGTTCATGCACATCTCCGATCCCGAAGCCAAGCAGTGGCTGCAGGAGCGGATCGAGGGTCCAGATAAGGAAATTACCTTCTCGCCGGAAGGCAAGAAGGCGATCCTGAATAAGCTGGTAGAAGCTGAAGGCTTCGAGAAATTCCTCGACGTGAAGTATACCGGCACCAAGCGCTTTGGCCTTGATGGCGGCGAAAGCACCATTCCTGCGCTGGAACAGATCATCAAGCGCGGTGGCGCGCTCGGGATCAAGGACATCGTCCTTGGCATGGCACACCGTGGTCGTTTGAACGTGCTGACGCAAGTCATGGCCAAGCCGCATCGCGCGCTGTTCCATGAGTTTAAGGGTGGTGCATTCTACCCAGAAGACGTCGAAGGTTCCGGCGACGTGAAGTACCACCTTGGTGCATCGTCGGACCGTGAGTTCGATGGCAACAAGGTTCACCTGTCGCTGACGGCAAACCCTTCTCACCTTGAGATCGTTGATCCGGTGGTGTTGGGCAAGGCTCGCGCTAAGCAGGACAAATTTATCGCGCCTGACGCGAAGCTGGTGAACATGGACCAGTCGGCAAAGCCCGACCGTTCTGTCGTTCTTCCGCTGTTGATCCACGGCGACGCGGCCTTTGCTGGGCAGGGCGTAATCGCCGAATGCTTGGGTCTGTCGGGCCTTAAGGGGCACCGTACAGGTGGTTCGATCCATTTTGTGATCAACAACCAGATCGGTTTTACCACGAGCCCGATGTATTCGCGTTCGTCGCCCTATCCGACCGACGTTGCCAAGATGATCGAAGCGCCGGTGTTCCATGTGAATGGTGATGATCCGGAAGCTGTGGTTTTTGCGGCCAAGGTTGCTGTCGAGTATCGCCAAAAGTTCGGCAAGCCAGTCGTTATCGACATGTTCTGCTACCGCCGCTTTGGCCACAACGAAGGCGATGAGCCAAGCTTCACGCAGCCTTTGATGTATTCCAAGATCCGCTCGCATAAGTCGACGCTGGAGATCTATTCGGACAAGCTCGTTGCGGAAGGTCTCTATTCGGCTGCCGAGATCGAGAAGATCAAGGCGGACTGGAAAGCGAACCTTGAAGCTGAGTTTGAAGCCGGCCAAGACTACCGCCCGAACAAGGCTGACTGGCTCGATGGCGCTTGGAAGGATTTCAAGCCAGCTGAGCTCGAAGGCCCACGACGCGGTCAAACCGGCGTTGGGCTCGATGTTCTGCACGACATCGGCACCAAGCTGACCACCGTTCCGGCTGACTTCAACGTCCACAAGACCGTTAAGCGCTTTATGGACAACCGTCTTGGCGCGATTGAAAGCGGCGAAGGCATCGATTGGGCAACGGCAGAAGCACTGGCGTTCGGTACGCTGGTGACTGAAGGTCACCCAGTCCGCCTCTCCGGCCAGGACTGTGAACGCGGCACCTTTAGCCAGCGCCACTCGGTGTTGAACGATCAGCAGGTTGAGAACAAGACCTACACCCCGCTCAACAATCTGTCGGCTGACCAGTCCCGCTACGAAGTCATCAACTCGATGCTGTCGGAAGAGGCTGTTCTGGGCTTTGAATATGGCTACTCACTGGCAGAGCCGCGCGCTCTGACCCTTTGGGAAGCGCAGTTCGGTGACTTTGTGAACGGTGCGCAGGTCGTTATCGACCAGTTCATCTCTTCGGGTGAACGCAAGTGGTTCCGCATGTCGGGCCTCGTGATGCTGCTGCCACACGGCTACGAAGGGCAGGGCCCAGAGCACTCTTCGGCGCGTCCGGAGCGGTTCCTGCAGCTTTGCGCGGAAGACAATATGCAGGTCGCCAACTGCACGACGCCAGCGAACTATTACCACGTTCTGCGCCGTCAGCTGAAACGCGACTTCCGTAAGCCGCTGATCCTGTTCACGCCAAAGAGCCTGCTGCGTCACAAGCGTGCCGTTTCTGGCTTGGTCGAACTTGGGCCAGATAGCTGCTTCCACCGTCTCCTCTGGGACGACGCTGAAGCACCAGGGCTGCCAAAGACCACGATCCGCCTCACGTCAGACGAAAAGATCCGTCGCGTGGTGCTGTGTACTGGTAAGGTCTATTACGACCTGCTGGAAGACCGCGAAAAGCGTGGCATTGACGACGTCTACCTGCTGCGCGTTGAGCAACTTTATCCGTTCCCGGCGAAGGCTCTCCACGATGAGTTGAGCCGCTTCCCTAATGCTGACGTTGTTTGGTGTCAGGAAGAGCCCCGCAATATGGGTGCTTGGGCGTTCATCCAACCTTATGTTGAATGGGTATTTGACCAGATTGGTCGTGAAGGCCAGCGCGTTCGCTACGTCGGTCGTCCGGCCGCAGCATCGCCGGCAACGGGTCTGATGCGTACGCACCTTGCGCAGCTGCAAGCCTTCCTCGACGACGCATTCGCTAAGTAA
- the sucD gene encoding succinate--CoA ligase subunit alpha, with product MSILVNKDTKILVQGLTGKTGTFHTEQALAYYGTQMVGGIHPKKGGETWTGAGGENLPIFATVAEAKERTGADASVIYVPPAGAADAIIEAIEAEIPFITCITEGIPVADMVRVKARLDRSKSRLLGPNCPGILTPEECKIGIMPGSIFRKGSVGIVSRSGTLTYEAVFQTSNEGLGQTTAVGIGGDPVKGTEFIDVLEMFLADDATESIIMIGEIGGSAEEDAAQFLIDEAKKGRKKPMAGFIAGRTAPKGRTMGHAGAVVSGGKGDAESKISAMEAAGIRVSPSPARLGTTLVEVLKG from the coding sequence ATGTCTATTCTCGTCAATAAAGACACCAAGATCCTCGTTCAGGGCCTGACCGGCAAGACCGGCACGTTCCACACCGAGCAGGCGCTGGCTTACTATGGCACGCAGATGGTCGGCGGTATTCACCCCAAGAAGGGTGGCGAAACCTGGACCGGCGCTGGTGGCGAAAACCTGCCGATCTTCGCCACCGTTGCAGAAGCCAAGGAACGCACTGGTGCAGACGCGTCGGTGATCTATGTGCCGCCTGCTGGCGCGGCTGACGCCATCATCGAAGCAATTGAAGCGGAAATCCCGTTCATCACCTGCATCACCGAAGGTATTCCGGTGGCAGATATGGTGCGCGTCAAGGCTCGCCTTGACCGTTCTAAGTCGCGCCTTCTGGGCCCGAACTGCCCAGGCATCCTGACCCCAGAAGAATGCAAGATCGGCATTATGCCGGGCTCGATCTTCCGCAAGGGTTCGGTCGGTATCGTTTCGCGCTCCGGCACACTGACCTATGAAGCTGTGTTCCAGACGTCGAATGAAGGTCTGGGTCAGACCACGGCAGTTGGTATCGGTGGCGACCCAGTTAAGGGCACTGAGTTCATCGACGTCTTGGAAATGTTCCTTGCTGACGACGCCACTGAATCGATCATCATGATCGGTGAAATCGGCGGTTCGGCTGAAGAAGACGCTGCACAGTTCCTGATCGACGAAGCCAAGAAGGGTCGTAAGAAGCCAATGGCTGGCTTCATCGCAGGCCGTACAGCTCCTAAGGGCCGCACCATGGGCCACGCCGGTGCTGTGGTTTCGGGCGGCAAGGGTGACGCAGAATCCAAGATCTCGGCCATGGAAGCTGCTGGCATTCGCGTTTCGCCATCGCCAGCGCGTCTGGGCACCACTCTTGTGGAAGTGCTCAAGGGCTAA
- the sucC gene encoding ADP-forming succinate--CoA ligase subunit beta yields MNIHEHQAKALLKDYGAPVAAGVAIYSVDDAAAAAQSLPGPLYVVKSQIHAGGRGKGKFKELGPDAKGGVRLAKSIDEVVAFSKDMLGNTLVTAQTGEAGKQVNRLYIEDGADIARELYCSLLVDRSVGRVAFVVSTEGGMDIEAVAHDTPEKIHTIAIDPEAGVTAADVATITKALELDGAAAEDAKSLFPIIYKAFVEKDMALLEINPLIVMKDGHLRVLDAKVSFDGNALFRHDDIKALRDETEEDAKEIEASKWDLAYVALDGNIGCMVNGAGLAMATMDIIKLYGKEPANFCDVGGGAGKEKVAAAFKIITADPKVEGILVNIFGGIMKCDVIAEGVIAAVKEVGLKVPLVVRLEGTNVELGKKILNESGLAITAADDLDDAAKKIVAAVNG; encoded by the coding sequence ATGAACATTCATGAACATCAGGCCAAGGCACTGCTGAAAGACTACGGTGCTCCGGTCGCTGCTGGCGTCGCCATTTATTCGGTGGACGATGCTGCGGCAGCTGCGCAGTCGCTTCCTGGCCCGCTTTATGTGGTCAAGAGCCAGATCCATGCCGGCGGTCGCGGTAAGGGCAAGTTCAAGGAACTTGGTCCCGATGCTAAGGGCGGCGTGCGCTTGGCAAAGTCGATCGATGAAGTCGTCGCTTTCTCCAAGGACATGCTGGGCAACACCCTCGTTACCGCGCAGACCGGCGAGGCTGGCAAGCAGGTGAACCGTCTTTACATCGAAGACGGCGCTGACATTGCGCGCGAACTTTATTGCTCGCTGCTGGTCGACCGTTCAGTAGGCCGCGTTGCTTTCGTCGTTTCGACTGAAGGCGGCATGGACATTGAAGCTGTCGCTCACGACACTCCGGAAAAGATCCATACCATTGCGATCGATCCGGAAGCTGGTGTGACCGCGGCTGACGTCGCAACCATCACCAAGGCATTGGAACTCGATGGTGCGGCAGCAGAAGACGCCAAGTCGCTGTTCCCGATCATCTACAAAGCGTTTGTCGAAAAGGACATGGCGCTCTTGGAGATCAACCCGCTGATCGTCATGAAGGACGGGCATTTGCGCGTTCTCGACGCCAAGGTTTCCTTCGACGGCAATGCGCTGTTCCGCCATGACGATATCAAGGCGCTGCGCGACGAAACCGAAGAAGACGCCAAGGAAATCGAAGCCTCCAAGTGGGACCTCGCTTACGTGGCGCTCGATGGCAACATCGGTTGCATGGTGAATGGCGCAGGCCTTGCCATGGCGACCATGGACATCATCAAGCTCTATGGCAAAGAGCCAGCGAACTTCTGTGACGTTGGTGGTGGCGCGGGCAAGGAAAAGGTTGCTGCAGCGTTCAAGATCATCACCGCTGACCCGAAGGTTGAAGGCATTCTGGTCAACATCTTCGGTGGCATCATGAAGTGTGACGTCATCGCCGAGGGCGTGATCGCCGCGGTGAAGGAAGTTGGTTTGAAGGTGCCGCTGGTCGTGCGCCTTGAAGGCACCAATGTCGAACTCGGCAAGAAAATTCTCAATGAATCTGGTCTCGCCATTACGGCAGCAGACGATCTCGACGATGCGGCGAAGAAGATCGTCGCAGCGGTGAACGGCTAA
- the mdh gene encoding malate dehydrogenase, which yields MARKKIALIGAGQIGGTLALLAAQKELGDVVLFDVVDGVGPGKALDIAQSAVTQGFDAVMKGTSEYKDIEGADVVIVTAGVPRKPGMSRDDLLEINLKVMEQVGAGIAKYAPDAFVICITNPLDAMVWALQKFSGLPTNKVIGMAGVLDSSRFCHFIAEELGVSIQDVNAFVLGGHGDTMVPLARYSTVAGIPLTDIVKMGWMTKERLEEITQRTRDGGAEIVALLKTGSAFYAPASSAIAMAESYLKDKKRVLPSAAYLNGEYGVKGTYVGVPVVIGAGGAEKIVEIALNSAEQKAFEKSVGAVEGLIDACKKIAPKLA from the coding sequence ATGGCGCGCAAGAAAATTGCCCTTATCGGTGCAGGACAGATCGGCGGTACGCTGGCCCTGTTGGCGGCTCAGAAGGAATTGGGCGACGTAGTCCTGTTCGACGTGGTCGATGGCGTAGGTCCGGGCAAGGCGCTCGACATCGCGCAGTCGGCCGTGACCCAAGGCTTCGATGCCGTCATGAAGGGCACTTCTGAATATAAGGACATCGAAGGCGCTGACGTTGTTATCGTCACCGCAGGCGTGCCGCGCAAGCCAGGCATGAGCCGCGACGACCTTCTCGAAATCAACCTCAAGGTTATGGAGCAGGTTGGTGCGGGTATTGCAAAATACGCACCAGACGCTTTCGTCATCTGCATCACCAACCCGCTCGACGCGATGGTTTGGGCGCTGCAGAAGTTCTCTGGTCTGCCGACCAACAAGGTGATCGGCATGGCTGGCGTGCTCGACAGCTCGCGCTTCTGCCACTTCATCGCTGAAGAACTCGGCGTGTCGATCCAAGACGTCAACGCATTCGTTCTTGGCGGTCACGGCGACACCATGGTGCCGTTGGCGCGTTACTCGACCGTTGCGGGCATTCCGCTGACCGACATCGTTAAAATGGGTTGGATGACCAAGGAGCGTCTTGAAGAGATCACTCAGCGCACCCGTGATGGTGGCGCAGAGATCGTTGCTCTGCTCAAGACCGGTTCGGCTTTCTATGCTCCAGCCTCGTCGGCCATTGCTATGGCTGAAAGCTATCTCAAGGATAAGAAGCGCGTGCTTCCGTCCGCAGCTTACCTCAACGGCGAATATGGCGTGAAGGGCACCTATGTTGGCGTTCCGGTCGTCATCGGCGCTGGTGGCGCGGAAAAGATCGTCGAGATCGCGCTCAATTCGGCTGAACAAAAGGCCTTCGAAAAGTCGGTTGGTGCCGTTGAGGGCCTGATCGATGCTTGTAAGAAAATCGCGCCAAAGCTGGCATAA